In Elusimicrobium sp. An273, a genomic segment contains:
- a CDS encoding glycosyltransferase family 8 protein yields the protein MSCDWQYTAQQCAENRRRINLHTELASPRKTAVVLTCSRAFTFCTYVSVDSFLRHSPQLAEQSDIFVFIWQADDKLRQIFTSLSDRVQVVDFDMPYPVPARKSITLFTPASYARFECFRLLDRYERVLFLDSDVLVRKELAGVFDQISNGIGITLDPVMTTVARNFFSVPEGVNPSSPGYNAGVFALTRKLPCPGRYAEITDWLYAQMARWADYLFLPDQAVINVAVDHFGWQATVLPRDYNRPASSSHADLKRAYIVHSTGPRKFWCYYYFREWYRGYAEWIKKGGAPVSVRKDSRAYVAFCRKFGLQNRVFFQLMPDCFARPVKALRFALKAWLKPEF from the coding sequence ATGTCTTGCGATTGGCAATATACGGCGCAACAGTGTGCAGAAAACCGCCGCCGGATCAATTTGCATACGGAGCTTGCTTCGCCGCGGAAGACGGCCGTCGTGCTGACCTGCAGCCGCGCTTTTACGTTTTGCACGTATGTATCGGTTGATTCGTTTCTTCGCCATTCCCCGCAGTTGGCGGAGCAGAGCGATATTTTTGTGTTTATCTGGCAGGCCGATGATAAACTGCGCCAAATTTTTACGTCTTTGTCCGACCGCGTGCAGGTGGTGGATTTTGATATGCCCTACCCGGTGCCGGCCCGCAAGAGTATTACGCTTTTTACTCCGGCGTCGTACGCCCGGTTTGAATGCTTTCGGCTGTTAGACCGCTATGAACGCGTGCTGTTTTTGGATTCCGATGTGCTGGTGCGCAAGGAATTGGCGGGCGTGTTTGACCAAATTTCCAACGGTATCGGCATAACCTTAGATCCGGTGATGACGACGGTCGCGCGCAATTTCTTTTCGGTGCCGGAAGGGGTAAATCCTTCCTCCCCCGGGTACAATGCGGGCGTATTTGCCCTGACCAGAAAGCTGCCTTGCCCCGGCCGCTATGCGGAAATTACCGATTGGCTGTATGCGCAAATGGCCCGCTGGGCGGATTATTTGTTTTTGCCGGATCAGGCGGTAATTAATGTGGCGGTGGATCATTTCGGCTGGCAGGCAACGGTTTTGCCGCGGGATTATAACCGGCCGGCGTCTTCTTCCCATGCCGATTTGAAACGGGCGTATATCGTGCACAGCACGGGCCCGCGCAAATTTTGGTGTTATTATTATTTTCGGGAATGGTACCGCGGATATGCCGAGTGGATTAAAAAGGGCGGGGCGCCGGTGTCCGTGCGCAAGGACAGCCGGGCCTATGTGGCCTTTTGCCGCAAATTCGGCCTGCAGAACCGTGTGTTTTTCCAGCTGATGCCGGATTGTTTTGCACGTCCCGTTAAGGCGCTTCGTTTTGCGCTGAAGGCTTGGCTAAAGCCCGAGTTTTAG